A portion of the Sphaerochaeta pleomorpha str. Grapes genome contains these proteins:
- a CDS encoding 50S ribosomal protein L25: MVDSKKLTASERTTDFGSAGSRRLLRQGFIPAVIYGKNAPVHIVLNAKEFTMKLRHFSETALLEITVGKKKYECLMKAYQENLMKGQIKHVDFYEVTRGHLLRTKVTLTLEGNPIGTREGGVLDQVVYEIEIECMPKDLPQTITANVSGLKLNQVLHLKDIALPLGVKLLEDVSMTVASVKSVKEEVVAAAAVEEVVAAAAPVAPEAKAKK; encoded by the coding sequence ATGGTTGATAGCAAGAAGCTCACAGCTAGCGAGCGTACTACTGATTTCGGTTCGGCCGGTTCACGCCGTCTTCTTCGCCAGGGTTTTATCCCTGCGGTAATTTATGGTAAGAATGCCCCTGTTCATATCGTATTGAATGCCAAGGAATTTACCATGAAGTTGCGTCATTTCTCTGAAACAGCACTTCTGGAAATTACTGTCGGCAAGAAGAAATACGAGTGTCTCATGAAAGCCTATCAGGAAAATCTGATGAAAGGCCAGATCAAACACGTTGACTTCTACGAAGTTACCCGTGGACATTTGCTTCGCACCAAAGTCACCCTTACCTTGGAAGGCAATCCGATTGGAACCCGTGAAGGTGGTGTCCTTGACCAGGTTGTCTATGAAATTGAAATCGAATGTATGCCAAAAGATCTTCCCCAGACCATTACCGCCAACGTATCTGGTCTTAAGTTGAACCAGGTTCTTCATTTGAAAGATATCGCCCTTCCTTTGGGTGTCAAGCTTCTTGAAGACGTCTCAATGACTGTTGCTTCTGTCAAATCTGTCAAGGAAGAAGTTGTAGCTGCCGCTGCTGTAGAAGAAGTTGTCGCTGCTGCTGCCCCTGTTGCTCCGGAAGCCAAGGCAAAGAAATGA